One window of Mangrovibacterium diazotrophicum genomic DNA carries:
- a CDS encoding ABC transporter permease has protein sequence MNTPHISILGAAAGLLLILPAVLLVWKLKLGFNRQLITGAGRMVIQLSFVGLYLIYIFKLDSILINIAYLGMMVFFAALSGIKNSSLRLKRFLLQTFLAMLFPTFFTLFYFNLLVVQIPNVFRADIMIPIGGMMLGNILKSNIVALKTFFTLVKREEKVYLYLLATGATRNEALRPFFKEAVRTAMAPNLAMMATAGLVSLPGMMTGQIIGGSDPALAVKYQIMLMIMIFFTGLVSILIQLYFAVKQGFDSNDRFDKSVLRP, from the coding sequence ATGAATACACCACACATCAGCATATTGGGTGCCGCTGCGGGATTGCTGTTAATCCTTCCTGCCGTATTACTGGTGTGGAAACTCAAATTAGGCTTCAACCGGCAACTGATTACCGGAGCCGGCCGCATGGTCATTCAGCTCTCGTTCGTTGGCCTTTACCTCATTTATATTTTCAAACTCGACAGCATCCTCATCAACATTGCCTACCTCGGCATGATGGTGTTCTTCGCCGCTTTATCGGGCATCAAAAACTCGTCGCTTAGGTTGAAACGTTTTTTACTACAGACTTTCCTGGCAATGCTGTTTCCGACCTTTTTCACCTTATTCTATTTCAACTTGCTTGTTGTTCAGATCCCGAATGTTTTTCGGGCGGACATCATGATCCCCATTGGTGGAATGATGCTCGGCAATATCCTGAAGTCGAACATCGTCGCCTTGAAAACCTTTTTCACGCTCGTCAAGCGCGAAGAGAAAGTTTACCTGTACCTACTGGCGACAGGGGCAACCCGCAACGAAGCATTGCGCCCGTTTTTTAAAGAAGCCGTTAGGACAGCCATGGCACCCAACTTAGCTATGATGGCCACCGCGGGCCTGGTGTCACTCCCCGGCATGATGACCGGGCAGATTATTGGTGGCTCCGACCCGGCATTGGCGGTCAAGTACCAGATTATGCTGATGATCATGATCTTCTTCACCGGCCTGGTCAGTATTCTTATTCAGTTGTATTTTGCCGTCAAACAAGGCTTCGACAGCAACGACCGTTTTGATAAAAGTGTACTTCGCCCCTGA
- a CDS encoding alpha/beta fold hydrolase, producing MNWRRLSSFVIAILILTSASFAQSDKLKELDINLENYKYPYPVHFITLNDQQQSLKMAYMDVQPSHPNGKVVMLLHGKNFNGAYWGETAARLSKEGFRVIIPDQIGFGKSTKPEHYQYTFQQLALNTKAILDTLGIEKTSVLGHSMGGMVATRFVLMFPDRTDKFILENPIGLEDWKLKVPYKTIDWWYQSELKKSYEGVKKYQLDSYYDNKWKPEYDEWVNLLAGWTLNKDYPLIAWNAALTYDMIFTQPVCYEFKNVTAPTLLIIGQRDRTALGKPLVSTEVRATMGNYPELGRKTQKEIKGSQLVEIDNIGHLPHIEAFDQFIEPLVKFLKE from the coding sequence ATGAATTGGAGAAGACTCTCGAGTTTTGTGATCGCAATTCTCATCCTCACGAGCGCATCGTTTGCACAAAGCGATAAACTGAAAGAACTGGACATCAACCTGGAAAATTACAAATATCCGTACCCGGTTCACTTCATCACCCTGAACGACCAACAACAATCGTTGAAGATGGCGTACATGGACGTACAGCCAAGTCACCCGAACGGCAAAGTCGTGATGCTTTTACATGGAAAAAACTTTAACGGCGCTTACTGGGGTGAAACAGCAGCCAGACTATCGAAAGAAGGTTTTCGGGTCATTATCCCTGACCAGATTGGATTTGGAAAGTCGACAAAACCCGAGCACTATCAATACACTTTCCAACAGTTAGCCTTGAATACAAAAGCGATCCTAGACACCCTGGGAATCGAAAAGACCAGTGTATTGGGACATTCCATGGGTGGAATGGTTGCTACCCGTTTTGTGCTGATGTTTCCGGATCGAACAGACAAGTTCATCCTGGAAAACCCGATTGGGTTGGAAGACTGGAAGCTGAAAGTTCCATACAAAACTATTGACTGGTGGTACCAAAGCGAACTAAAGAAATCGTACGAAGGCGTCAAGAAGTACCAGCTGGATAGTTATTACGACAACAAATGGAAACCGGAGTACGACGAATGGGTGAACCTGCTTGCAGGTTGGACGCTGAATAAGGACTATCCCTTGATTGCCTGGAATGCTGCTCTGACTTACGATATGATTTTTACCCAGCCGGTATGTTACGAGTTTAAAAATGTGACAGCGCCTACTTTGCTTATCATCGGACAGCGCGACCGCACGGCATTGGGGAAACCGCTGGTAAGTACTGAAGTTCGGGCTACGATGGGCAACTATCCCGAACTGGGACGTAAAACGCAAAAGGAAATTAAGGGAAGCCAATTGGTCGAAATCGACAACATTGGTCACCTCCCGCATATCGAAGCCTTTGATCAGTTTATTGAACCGCTGGTGAAGTTCTTAAAAGAATAG